The following proteins are co-located in the Vibrio azureus genome:
- a CDS encoding YfbU family protein yields MEMSNAQRLILSNQYKLLSQLDPNNASKYSRLQIIVERGYELQMHELDKSFGSIAEAECREIIEVMEMYHAMQESFKMLHSDECYKVDKRRLEFLGFDLSTEVQRVHYVRFLVDSEGLYTQFDKGDHHFNSQTPMLDKYRRMVKTWRCCPRQYHLCPNELTQILGA; encoded by the coding sequence ATGGAAATGTCAAACGCTCAACGTTTGATTTTATCAAACCAATATAAGTTATTATCACAACTAGACCCAAACAATGCATCAAAATACAGTCGTTTACAAATCATCGTTGAACGTGGGTATGAACTGCAAATGCATGAGTTAGACAAAAGCTTTGGCAGCATTGCAGAAGCTGAATGTCGTGAAATAATTGAAGTCATGGAAATGTATCACGCCATGCAAGAGTCCTTCAAAATGCTACATAGCGATGAGTGCTATAAAGTTGATAAGCGCCGCCTCGAGTTTCTTGGTTTTGACCTATCGACAGAGGTACAACGTGTACACTATGTTCGTTTCCTTGTTGATTCTGAAGGTCTATATACGCAATTTGATAAGGGTGACCATCACTTTAACAGTCAAACGCCAATGTTGGATAAATACCGACGCATGGTAAAAACATGGCGCTGCTGCCCTCGTCAGTATCATTTATGCCCTAATGAGCTAACTCAGATCTTAGGTGCTTAA
- the pflA gene encoding pyruvate formate lyase 1-activating protein: protein MSTVGRIHSFESCGTVDGPGIRFIVFLQGCLMRCKYCHNRDTWDTHDGKEVSVEEIISEAKSYRHFMKASGGGVTCSGGEAMLQPEFVRDFFRAAHAEGIHTCLDTNGYIRKHTPVIDEVLEVTDLVMLDLKHMKDEIHQEFIGVSNRRVLDFARYLHEVKQKTWIRYVVVPGYTDDPEAAHMLGEFIQPMDNIEKVELLPYHKLGAHKWEALGLEYPLEGVNPPTKEVMDEIQSILSQYHPNVKY from the coding sequence ATGTCAACAGTTGGTCGTATTCACTCGTTTGAATCCTGTGGTACCGTCGATGGACCTGGTATTCGCTTTATTGTCTTCTTACAAGGATGCTTAATGCGCTGTAAGTATTGCCATAATCGTGATACTTGGGATACCCATGACGGTAAAGAAGTCTCCGTTGAAGAGATCATCTCAGAAGCAAAATCTTATAGACATTTTATGAAGGCTTCCGGTGGCGGTGTGACCTGTTCTGGCGGAGAAGCAATGCTTCAACCTGAATTCGTGCGGGATTTCTTTCGTGCAGCGCATGCAGAAGGCATCCATACCTGCCTCGATACTAACGGTTATATACGCAAACATACTCCAGTAATTGATGAAGTATTGGAAGTTACTGATCTTGTTATGTTGGATCTGAAACATATGAAAGATGAAATCCATCAGGAATTCATTGGCGTTTCTAACCGTCGAGTTTTAGATTTTGCTCGTTATTTGCATGAAGTAAAGCAGAAAACTTGGATTCGCTACGTGGTTGTTCCCGGATATACCGACGATCCAGAAGCGGCACACATGCTAGGCGAATTTATTCAACCCATGGATAACATTGAAAAAGTAGAACTTTTACCCTACCACAAGCTAGGTGCACATAAATGGGAAGCGCTCGGCTTAGAATACCCTCTTGAGGGAGTCAATCCACCAACTAAAGAAGTGATGGACGAGATTCAATCAATACTGTCTCAGTATCATCCGAATGTAAAATACTGA
- a CDS encoding lipid A deacylase LpxR family protein — protein MKIYKIFLLASLSPATFAAAPSTFSFTLDNDGIFGVDQDYTNGLFLSYTTGKLNPQSEWQWLSLSDEAKNNVDKVELVLGHKMFTPSEIEADHPIRNDRPYAGYLHTELNYLSLSANKAVRYNFTIGATGDSSLSSKAQDIVHGITGSTAPQGWDYQIDDYLAFSLGYRVFNTLMRSQGERTQWEITNVNDINAGNFRSDISQGVMFRWGTNLDHSVGAANISVESPFHASMLTDDAPSWFLFSGFEGRYRLNDITIEGERSAIPEPQDRYDVTLQHWQASAVAGAAWYNKHYGASFTFTVKTPDYKEAQTDIYGTGSLSLFAFF, from the coding sequence ATGAAAATTTATAAAATATTCCTTTTGGCCAGCTTGTCCCCAGCGACGTTTGCTGCAGCGCCATCCACCTTCTCTTTTACTTTGGACAATGATGGCATCTTTGGCGTTGACCAGGACTACACTAATGGATTATTTCTTTCTTATACAACGGGCAAATTGAACCCACAATCCGAATGGCAATGGCTATCTCTCAGCGATGAAGCTAAAAATAATGTCGACAAAGTTGAGTTGGTTTTAGGGCATAAAATGTTTACGCCAAGTGAGATTGAAGCAGACCATCCAATCAGAAATGACCGCCCTTATGCAGGGTACTTACACACTGAATTAAATTACCTTTCACTGTCGGCTAATAAAGCAGTTCGATATAACTTTACCATTGGTGCTACCGGAGATAGCTCCCTTTCTTCTAAAGCACAAGATATCGTTCATGGCATCACGGGCTCTACTGCCCCTCAAGGCTGGGATTATCAAATTGATGATTACTTAGCATTTAGCCTTGGCTATCGCGTTTTTAATACCCTGATGCGCAGCCAAGGAGAAAGGACCCAATGGGAAATCACCAATGTGAACGATATCAACGCTGGTAACTTTCGCAGTGATATTTCACAAGGCGTCATGTTCCGTTGGGGAACCAATTTAGACCATAGCGTTGGTGCCGCTAATATCAGTGTCGAAAGCCCATTTCATGCAAGCATGCTCACCGATGATGCACCAAGTTGGTTTCTCTTTAGTGGATTTGAAGGTCGCTATCGTTTGAATGACATCACCATTGAAGGGGAACGCTCTGCTATTCCTGAGCCTCAAGACAGATATGATGTGACTTTACAACATTGGCAAGCGAGCGCTGTTGCCGGAGCGGCGTGGTATAACAAACACTATGGTGCAAGTTTTACCTTTACGGTTAAGACCCCTGATTATAAAGAAGCTCAAACCGATATTTATGGTACAGGATCACTCTCGTTATTTGCCTTCTTCTAG
- the pflB gene encoding formate C-acetyltransferase encodes MAEQFAKAWEGFVAGEWQNEVNVRDFIQKNYTPYEGDESFLVSEGTEATNKLWAKVMEGIKQENATHAPVDFDTDLISTITAHDAGYIDQSLETIVGLQTDAPLKRAIIPNGGIRMVEGSCKAYDRELDPQISKIYSEYRKTHNTGVFDIYTPDILACRKSGVLTGLPDAYGRGRIIGDYRRVALYGIDFLMKDKLAQFNSLQERFENGVDLQMTMQLREEIAEQHRALGQMKVMAKKYGCDISRPAETAQEAIQWTYFGYLAAVKSQNGAAMSLGRTSTFLDIYIERDIAEGKITEVDAQEMIDHFVMKLRMVRFLRTPEYDDLFSGDPIWATESMGGMGLDGRTLVTRSNFRFLNSLYTMGPSPEPNITVLWSEQLPEGFKKFCAKVSIDTSSIQYENDDLMRPDFVSDDYAIACCVSPMIIGKHMQFFGARANLAKTLLYVINGGVDEKLKIQVGPQMPKIADEVLDFNDVWGKLDHFMDWLAKQYVTALNSIHFMHDKYSYEAALMALHDRDVRRTMACGIAGLSVAADSLSAIKYAKVKPVRDEDGVAIDFEIEGDYPKFGNNDARVDDIACELVEVFMNKIRQLKTYRDAVPTQSILTITSNVVYGKKTGNTPDGRRAGAPFAPGANPMHGRDEKGAVASLTSVGKLPFAHAKDGISYTFSIVPNALGKDEGSQRANLAGLMDGYFHHESGIEGGQHLNVNVLNRETLEDAVKHPEKYPQLTIRVSGYAVRFNSLTAEQQADVIARTFTESL; translated from the coding sequence ATGGCAGAGCAATTTGCTAAAGCTTGGGAAGGTTTTGTTGCAGGTGAGTGGCAAAACGAAGTCAACGTTCGTGATTTCATTCAGAAAAACTACACTCCGTATGAAGGCGACGAATCTTTTCTAGTTTCTGAGGGTACTGAAGCGACTAATAAGCTTTGGGCAAAAGTAATGGAAGGAATCAAGCAAGAGAATGCCACTCATGCCCCTGTTGACTTCGATACTGACCTTATCTCTACCATCACAGCACACGATGCTGGTTACATTGATCAAAGCCTAGAAACCATTGTTGGTCTTCAAACAGATGCGCCGCTAAAACGTGCCATCATTCCAAATGGTGGTATTCGTATGGTTGAAGGCTCATGCAAAGCCTACGATCGCGAGCTAGACCCACAGATCTCAAAAATCTACTCTGAATACCGTAAAACTCATAACACTGGTGTATTCGACATTTACACACCAGACATTCTTGCTTGTCGTAAGTCTGGTGTACTGACAGGTCTTCCAGATGCGTATGGCCGTGGCCGTATTATCGGAGACTATCGCCGCGTTGCGCTTTACGGTATCGATTTCTTAATGAAAGATAAGCTGGCTCAGTTCAATTCACTACAAGAGCGCTTCGAAAACGGTGTTGATCTGCAAATGACAATGCAACTTCGTGAAGAAATTGCTGAACAACACCGTGCTCTTGGCCAAATGAAAGTGATGGCGAAGAAATACGGTTGTGATATTTCTCGTCCTGCAGAAACAGCACAAGAAGCCATCCAGTGGACATACTTCGGTTACCTTGCTGCAGTTAAATCTCAAAATGGCGCTGCAATGTCGCTAGGTCGTACTTCGACTTTCCTCGATATCTACATCGAGCGTGATATCGCTGAAGGTAAGATCACAGAAGTTGATGCACAGGAGATGATCGACCACTTCGTAATGAAACTACGTATGGTTCGTTTCCTACGTACTCCTGAGTACGATGATCTATTCTCTGGCGACCCAATCTGGGCAACAGAGTCTATGGGTGGTATGGGCTTGGATGGTCGTACGCTCGTTACGCGTTCAAACTTCCGCTTCCTAAACTCTCTATACACAATGGGCCCTTCTCCAGAGCCAAATATCACGGTTCTTTGGTCTGAGCAATTGCCTGAAGGCTTCAAGAAATTCTGTGCCAAGGTATCTATCGATACTTCCTCCATTCAGTACGAGAATGACGACTTGATGCGTCCTGACTTCGTCTCTGATGACTACGCAATTGCATGTTGTGTATCGCCAATGATCATCGGTAAACATATGCAGTTCTTCGGTGCCCGTGCTAACCTGGCGAAAACACTGCTTTACGTAATCAACGGCGGCGTGGATGAGAAATTGAAGATCCAAGTGGGTCCACAAATGCCTAAGATCGCTGACGAGGTTCTGGATTTCAACGACGTATGGGGCAAACTAGACCACTTCATGGATTGGCTGGCTAAGCAATACGTGACAGCACTAAACAGCATACACTTCATGCACGACAAGTACAGCTACGAAGCTGCACTCATGGCTCTACATGACCGTGACGTTCGTCGTACTATGGCTTGTGGTATCGCGGGTCTATCAGTAGCGGCTGACTCTCTATCTGCAATCAAATACGCGAAAGTTAAACCAGTCCGTGACGAAGATGGCGTAGCAATCGACTTTGAAATCGAAGGCGACTACCCTAAATTCGGTAACAACGATGCTCGCGTTGATGACATCGCTTGTGAACTGGTTGAAGTCTTCATGAACAAGATTCGTCAGCTTAAAACATACCGCGACGCAGTTCCTACTCAGTCTATCTTAACGATCACGTCAAATGTGGTATACGGTAAGAAGACGGGTAACACGCCTGACGGTCGTCGCGCAGGTGCTCCTTTCGCACCAGGAGCGAACCCAATGCACGGCCGCGACGAAAAAGGTGCAGTAGCGTCTCTAACGTCTGTAGGTAAACTGCCGTTTGCTCACGCTAAAGACGGCATTTCTTACACGTTCTCTATCGTACCTAACGCACTGGGTAAAGATGAAGGCTCACAACGTGCTAACCTTGCTGGTCTAATGGATGGTTACTTCCACCACGAATCTGGCATTGAAGGCGGTCAACACCTTAACGTCAACGTACTTAATCGCGAAACGCTAGAAGATGCAGTTAAACACCCAGAGAAATACCCACAACTGACCATCCGTGTATCTGGGTACGCAGTGCGCTTTAACTCTCTAACAGCAGAGCAACAAGCTGACGTTATTGCACGTACATTCACTGAGTCTCTATAG
- the xthA gene encoding exodeoxyribonuclease III, which yields MKVISFNINGLRARLHQLQAIIDKHQPDVIGLQEIKVHDEAFPLEAVEAMGYKVYFHGQKAHYGVAMLCKQEPLKIQKGFPSDNDEHQKRMIMATFEGKDGKPVTVLNGYFPQGDNISHETKFPYKRQFYKDLMTYLNENHVNDEQIIVMGDINISPIDADIGIGEPNQKRWLKTGKCSFQPEEREWLKTLLDWGFIDTFRQLHPDVSDRFSWFDYRSRGFDDNRGLRIDVILATPSLAKTCTESDIDYELRGIEKPSDHAPIWASFD from the coding sequence ATGAAAGTTATCAGTTTTAATATCAATGGGCTTCGAGCACGACTTCATCAACTTCAAGCTATAATTGATAAACACCAGCCTGACGTTATTGGCCTTCAGGAAATCAAGGTTCATGATGAAGCTTTTCCGCTCGAAGCGGTCGAGGCAATGGGCTATAAGGTCTACTTTCATGGTCAAAAAGCACACTATGGCGTAGCGATGTTGTGCAAACAGGAGCCGTTGAAAATTCAAAAAGGCTTTCCTAGCGATAATGATGAGCATCAAAAGCGCATGATTATGGCAACATTTGAGGGTAAAGACGGTAAACCTGTCACCGTTTTAAATGGCTACTTCCCACAAGGTGACAATATCAGCCACGAAACGAAGTTCCCATACAAACGTCAATTTTACAAAGACTTGATGACGTACCTAAACGAAAATCATGTCAACGATGAGCAGATTATTGTAATGGGAGATATCAACATCAGCCCTATCGATGCTGATATCGGTATTGGCGAGCCAAACCAAAAACGTTGGTTAAAAACAGGTAAATGTTCTTTTCAACCAGAAGAGCGTGAGTGGCTAAAAACCTTACTTGATTGGGGCTTCATTGATACGTTCCGTCAATTACACCCCGATGTATCTGACCGCTTTTCTTGGTTTGACTACCGATCGCGTGGGTTTGATGATAACCGCGGTCTAAGAATTGATGTGATTTTAGCAACCCCGTCTTTAGCCAAAACTTGTACAGAATCAGACATTGATTACGAACTTAGAGGCATTGAAAAGCCATCAGATCATGCACCAATTTGGGCATCGTTTGACTGA
- the rsmS gene encoding pleiotropic regulatory protein RsmS produces the protein MSDQPLSLENAPKETQLAVDIIYLLEVNNIDPAQALKALKIVQSDLEHKLSQE, from the coding sequence ATGTCTGATCAACCACTATCTTTAGAAAATGCCCCGAAGGAAACTCAACTTGCCGTTGATATCATCTACTTGTTAGAAGTTAATAACATCGATCCAGCCCAAGCTTTAAAAGCGCTCAAGATTGTACAATCGGATCTTGAACACAAGCTGTCGCAAGAGTAA
- a CDS encoding primosomal replication protein → MNLEQLSQSLEDMSKQAAILDRQRGEHHVPLFDERLFSCRSRLLVPCVKETCATLDSIVREKEQNKLTPLRADYLTERLVAQISAIQREISTTTLRKNEIKHSSHFRKPINVLYQELAQHQEWARRLRQLVIEKQLAANASTGFNKTEAQNVLLATEKRLERCEAALLKLENQITYREKNQ, encoded by the coding sequence ATGAATTTAGAACAGCTTTCACAAAGTTTAGAAGATATGTCTAAGCAGGCAGCCATACTAGACCGTCAACGTGGTGAGCATCATGTGCCACTGTTTGATGAGCGCTTGTTTAGTTGCCGTTCACGTTTGCTTGTGCCTTGTGTAAAGGAAACTTGTGCCACACTTGATAGTATTGTGCGTGAAAAAGAACAAAACAAACTCACCCCACTTCGTGCAGACTATTTAACTGAACGTCTTGTTGCACAAATCTCAGCCATACAACGTGAGATTTCAACCACAACATTACGCAAAAATGAAATTAAACATAGCAGTCACTTTAGAAAGCCAATTAATGTCTTGTATCAGGAGTTAGCACAGCACCAAGAGTGGGCACGCCGTTTAAGACAGCTGGTTATCGAAAAACAACTGGCTGCCAATGCATCTACGGGTTTTAATAAAACAGAAGCACAAAATGTTTTATTAGCAACAGAAAAAAGGCTAGAGCGATGTGAAGCAGCACTACTTAAACTGGAAAACCAAATCACCTATAGGGAAAAAAATCAATAA
- a CDS encoding sulfite exporter TauE/SafE family protein: protein MEMIEPTTLLVLAIVAFIAGFIDAVAGGGGMLTVPTLLSLGLPPHMALGTNKLAASFASSTAAFTYYKKRLFKPRCWGRAFVATLVGATLGTLFVDAISTEWLEKVLPLIILAAAFYTVFHKMPSDANQSPIPQDCPKLHKKQYLQGLSIGFYDGLAGPGTGAFWTVSSMALYRLNILLASGLAKAMNFTSNFTSLVTFAVLGHINWMLGLTMGLCLMAGAFVGAHSAIRFGAKFIRPVFVTVVSILAIKLAYNAWFTGLS from the coding sequence ATGGAAATGATTGAACCAACCACGTTGTTGGTATTAGCTATCGTCGCTTTTATTGCTGGTTTCATCGATGCCGTTGCTGGAGGCGGAGGTATGCTAACCGTTCCAACTCTGTTGTCTCTTGGACTCCCACCTCATATGGCATTGGGGACCAACAAACTTGCCGCCTCTTTTGCTTCCTCGACCGCTGCATTTACCTATTACAAAAAGCGTTTGTTTAAGCCGCGGTGTTGGGGAAGAGCGTTTGTCGCAACGTTAGTTGGCGCGACATTAGGAACACTTTTTGTCGATGCTATCAGCACAGAGTGGCTTGAAAAAGTGTTACCACTGATCATTCTTGCTGCAGCCTTTTATACTGTGTTTCACAAAATGCCTTCTGATGCTAACCAAAGCCCAATTCCTCAAGACTGCCCTAAACTTCATAAAAAACAGTACTTGCAAGGCTTAAGTATTGGTTTTTATGATGGACTGGCTGGACCTGGTACGGGTGCTTTCTGGACAGTCAGCTCAATGGCCTTGTATCGTCTCAACATTCTTCTTGCCTCAGGCTTGGCCAAGGCAATGAATTTTACCAGCAACTTTACCTCATTAGTCACCTTTGCCGTGCTGGGTCATATCAATTGGATGCTAGGCTTAACAATGGGCTTATGTCTGATGGCAGGCGCTTTTGTTGGCGCACATTCAGCAATTCGATTTGGTGCTAAGTTTATTCGCCCCGTTTTTGTCACGGTTGTCAGTATTCTAGCGATAAAACTGGCTTATAACGCTTGGTTTACAGGTCTCTCATGA
- the dinG gene encoding ATP-dependent DNA helicase DinG, which translates to MLTSNIQKSIRTSYQNLQAQLENFVPRRAQNYLVAEIAKTLCGQYHSSNRLLVAEAGTGIGKSLSYLMAAIPVAVHNNRKVVISTATVALQEQLVNKDLPLFRRITDLDFSFILAKGRQRYCCAEKLAIASGVDGGQLAMFETKPKKKEIELLETLYRSLAQGKWDGDRDNWPKPIDDHIWQLIISDKHSCNNSLPSHRHCPFQKARSELDKNDVIIANHSLVMADADLGGGVILPEPENTIYVFDEAHHLPHVARDHASAAASLKGAAAWLEKLNQSSNKFSSLADEKRVGRFRQELQEAIQEMIPSLNHLAKQFSPEHFEEGIYRFEHGELPTWLENQAKELKQLSKKTSQSTNKIADLLAEKVKDGELSSRLAEPALAELGFYIQRLENLAQVWHLMAEPTRDKGAPLARWLETHPDQEGDFVVHVSPLEVGWQLDQQIWSRCIGAVLVSATMRALNSFHYFCHQVGIDARPESGTQFLALASPFDYQNQAELLIPAMKYEPQTPQFTEYLIEILSKYLQDKKANLVLFSSYWQMNQVAKALSSDFISRGWALQVQGESSRAEILKKHKKLIESQKTSILFGTGSFSEGLDLPGNLLENLVITKIPFGVPTSPVEQAHSEYIEKKGGNPFMQITVPDASKKLIQSVGRLLRKEQDSGRVTILDRRLISKRYGQALIESLPPFKRKIEY; encoded by the coding sequence ATGCTAACTAGTAATATTCAAAAATCGATTCGTACCAGCTACCAAAATCTTCAAGCTCAACTGGAGAACTTTGTTCCTCGTAGAGCTCAAAACTATTTAGTCGCGGAAATTGCCAAAACACTCTGTGGCCAATACCACTCCTCGAATCGTCTATTAGTTGCTGAAGCAGGAACAGGGATTGGAAAGTCTCTGTCTTACCTTATGGCCGCTATCCCTGTAGCTGTTCATAATAATCGAAAAGTGGTTATCTCCACCGCAACCGTGGCGCTTCAGGAACAGTTAGTAAATAAAGATTTGCCGCTCTTCCGTCGTATTACCGATCTCGATTTTTCTTTTATCTTAGCCAAAGGTCGCCAACGCTACTGCTGTGCTGAGAAGTTAGCCATAGCCAGCGGAGTCGATGGTGGGCAGCTTGCGATGTTTGAGACGAAACCAAAAAAGAAAGAAATAGAACTTCTTGAAACCTTGTATCGCTCACTGGCTCAAGGTAAATGGGATGGCGATAGAGATAATTGGCCAAAACCGATTGATGACCATATCTGGCAGTTAATCATCAGTGACAAACACAGCTGCAATAACAGCTTGCCGTCACACCGTCACTGTCCCTTCCAAAAGGCACGTTCTGAACTGGACAAAAATGATGTCATTATTGCTAACCATTCACTTGTGATGGCTGATGCAGATCTTGGAGGTGGTGTTATCCTACCTGAACCGGAAAACACCATTTACGTTTTCGATGAAGCGCATCATCTGCCTCATGTCGCTCGTGATCATGCCTCTGCGGCTGCAAGTCTAAAAGGAGCGGCGGCTTGGCTGGAAAAACTCAATCAATCAAGCAATAAATTTTCCTCACTGGCGGATGAAAAACGCGTGGGCCGTTTTCGTCAGGAACTTCAGGAAGCGATTCAAGAAATGATCCCTTCTCTGAATCATTTGGCAAAACAATTTAGCCCTGAGCATTTTGAAGAAGGGATTTATCGCTTTGAGCATGGTGAGCTACCGACTTGGCTGGAAAACCAAGCTAAAGAGCTCAAACAACTGAGTAAAAAAACCAGCCAAAGTACGAATAAAATCGCCGATCTCCTAGCAGAAAAAGTGAAAGATGGTGAGCTCTCATCTCGATTGGCAGAGCCCGCTCTCGCTGAGTTAGGCTTTTATATTCAACGCTTAGAAAACTTAGCACAAGTTTGGCACTTAATGGCAGAGCCAACCAGAGACAAAGGGGCACCTCTTGCCCGCTGGTTAGAAACTCACCCCGATCAAGAAGGGGACTTCGTGGTACATGTCTCACCACTGGAAGTGGGTTGGCAATTAGATCAACAGATCTGGAGTCGCTGTATCGGAGCCGTGTTAGTTTCCGCCACCATGCGAGCTCTGAATTCATTCCACTACTTTTGTCATCAGGTCGGGATTGATGCGAGGCCAGAGTCAGGGACACAATTCTTAGCTTTAGCCTCTCCGTTTGATTATCAAAATCAAGCTGAGTTGCTGATCCCAGCCATGAAATATGAACCTCAAACGCCTCAGTTTACAGAATATCTTATCGAGATATTATCTAAGTATTTGCAAGACAAAAAAGCCAACTTAGTATTATTCTCTTCTTATTGGCAAATGAACCAAGTTGCGAAAGCTCTCAGCAGTGATTTCATCTCTCGCGGATGGGCGTTACAAGTTCAAGGAGAAAGCTCAAGGGCCGAAATCCTAAAAAAACACAAGAAGCTGATTGAATCGCAAAAAACCAGTATTCTATTCGGCACGGGCAGCTTCTCGGAGGGTCTTGATTTACCTGGAAACTTATTAGAAAACCTAGTGATCACTAAAATTCCGTTTGGCGTCCCTACATCACCTGTTGAACAAGCTCATTCAGAATACATAGAAAAAAAAGGCGGTAACCCTTTCATGCAGATTACCGTACCAGATGCAAGTAAAAAGCTGATTCAAAGTGTCGGCCGTTTACTGCGTAAAGAGCAAGATTCTGGCAGAGTCACGATTCTTGATCGCCGCTTAATCAGCAAGCGTTACGGACAAGCCTTGATAGAGTCACTCCCGCCTTTCAAACGTAAAATTGAATATTAG
- a CDS encoding pseudouridine synthase, with amino-acid sequence MSSRQGNEKSRRKPLSASTHRTSSKKASSVTGRTKFRPKRSSSTSKPKVAPEDRKVIIFNKPFDTLSQFTDGEGRKTLADYIPVQNVYAAGRLDRDSEGLMVLTNDGVLQARLTQPKSKMPKTYWVQVDGAPSESDLDKLRQGVELKDGLTLPAQVEIIPEPKIWDRVPPVRFRANIPTTWLAITIIEGRNRQVRRMTAHIGFPTLRLIRYSMGEIKLDDLQPGEWQEIKKINVFNR; translated from the coding sequence ATGTCATCTCGCCAAGGTAACGAAAAAAGTCGCCGTAAGCCACTTTCAGCATCGACTCATCGTACCTCTTCTAAAAAAGCCAGCAGTGTTACTGGACGAACAAAATTTCGCCCCAAACGCTCTTCAAGCACTTCCAAACCAAAAGTCGCTCCAGAAGATCGTAAAGTCATCATTTTCAACAAACCCTTTGACACTCTGAGCCAATTTACAGATGGTGAGGGACGCAAGACATTAGCGGATTACATTCCAGTACAAAATGTCTATGCTGCGGGCCGGTTGGATCGTGACAGTGAGGGCCTGATGGTATTAACTAACGATGGTGTGTTACAAGCAAGACTCACTCAACCGAAATCCAAAATGCCTAAAACCTACTGGGTTCAAGTCGATGGTGCCCCGTCAGAGTCAGATCTAGATAAGCTTCGCCAAGGTGTTGAGTTAAAAGATGGGCTAACGCTACCAGCTCAAGTTGAAATAATACCTGAGCCTAAAATTTGGGATAGAGTGCCACCGGTTCGATTTAGAGCAAATATTCCGACGACTTGGTTAGCGATAACCATTATTGAGGGAAGAAATCGCCAAGTCAGACGTATGACGGCACATATCGGGTTTCCGACACTCCGTTTGATTCGCTATTCGATGGGAGAAATAAAATTGGATGACCTCCAACCTGGCGAGTGGCAAGAAATCAAAAAGATCAACGTATTCAATCGTTAG